Proteins encoded by one window of Luteimonas yindakuii:
- a CDS encoding universal stress protein encodes MKLARASEKPQITLVAVNPELFPGVERKIGAEAAARHHAESHAAMIDAAVKTLTRAKVEFKERREVGDIAATILDVARKARADVIVMGSHGRGAVSGMLLGSVSGKVLAQADVPVTIVR; translated from the coding sequence ATCAAGCTCGCCCGCGCGAGCGAGAAGCCGCAGATCACCCTGGTGGCGGTGAACCCGGAGCTGTTTCCCGGCGTCGAGCGCAAGATCGGCGCCGAAGCCGCTGCGCGCCACCATGCGGAATCCCACGCAGCGATGATCGATGCCGCGGTGAAGACGCTCACCCGCGCCAAGGTCGAATTCAAGGAACGTCGCGAGGTCGGCGACATCGCCGCCACCATCCTCGACGTCGCCCGCAAGGCCCGCGCCGACGTGATCGTGATGGGCTCGCACGGCCGCGGCGCGGTGTCCGGCATGTTGCTGGGCTCGGTCTCGGGCAAGGTGCTGGCGCAGGCCGACGTGCCGGTGACGATCGTCCGCTGA
- a CDS encoding ferredoxin--NADP reductase, which produces MSSAFGTETVLDVRHWTDDYFSFTTTRDDGFRFENGQFVMIGLMVDGKPLLRAYSIASANWEEQLEFFSIKVPDGPLTSRLKDIRPGDQVLIGRKPTGTLLIHDLHPGRNLYLLGTGTGLAPWLSVVKDPETYERFERVIVCHGVRHEADLAYRDYFTRELPQHEFLGEQISARLLYYPAVTREAFAFNGDDHQGRLTALMGSGRMMEQLGLPALDAEHDRAMVCGSPQMLADFRALLDGRGFAAAPRIGTPGQYVFERAFVER; this is translated from the coding sequence ATGTCTTCCGCTTTCGGCACCGAGACGGTCCTCGACGTCCGCCACTGGACCGACGACTACTTCAGCTTCACCACCACCCGCGATGACGGCTTCCGTTTCGAGAACGGGCAGTTCGTGATGATCGGGCTGATGGTGGACGGCAAGCCGCTGCTGCGCGCGTATTCCATCGCCAGTGCCAACTGGGAAGAACAGCTGGAATTCTTCAGCATCAAGGTGCCCGACGGCCCGCTGACCTCGCGGCTGAAGGACATCCGGCCCGGCGACCAGGTGCTTATCGGCCGCAAGCCGACCGGCACCCTGCTGATCCATGACCTGCACCCCGGCCGCAATCTCTATCTGCTGGGCACCGGCACCGGCCTCGCGCCGTGGCTGTCGGTGGTCAAGGATCCGGAAACCTACGAGCGGTTCGAACGCGTGATCGTCTGCCACGGCGTGCGCCACGAGGCCGACCTCGCCTATCGCGACTACTTCACCCGCGAACTGCCGCAACACGAGTTCCTTGGCGAGCAGATCAGCGCCAGGCTGCTGTACTACCCGGCGGTCACCCGCGAGGCCTTCGCGTTCAACGGCGATGACCATCAGGGTCGGCTGACCGCACTGATGGGCAGCGGACGGATGATGGAACAGCTGGGCCTTCCGGCGCTGGACGCCGAGCACGATCGCGCGATGGTCTGCGGCAGCCCGCAGATGCTGGCCGACTTCCGCGCGCTGCTCGACGGCCGCGGCTTCGCTGCCGCCCCGCGCATCGGCACCCCGGGCCAGTACGTGTTCGAGCGCGCGTTCGTCGAACGCTGA
- a CDS encoding DUF488 family protein, producing the protein MGTILIEPARRRWQPAAMDTLWTIGHSTRTLEEFVALLHDARITCVADVRRYPGSRRHPHFAAEALAESLHAHGVGFMPMPALGGRRRPRPDSPHTAWRNTSFRGYADYMDTPAFGAAREHLMEVARGTRTAVMCAEAMWWSCHRSLISDDFKARGWTVIHLMGPGKSQEHPWTGAARIVDGRLDYSAPEDAQQKLEL; encoded by the coding sequence ATGGGAACCATTCTCATCGAACCTGCACGGCGCCGATGGCAGCCTGCGGCAATGGACACGCTGTGGACGATCGGTCATTCGACGCGGACGCTCGAGGAGTTCGTCGCCCTGCTGCACGACGCCCGCATCACCTGCGTGGCCGATGTGCGCCGCTATCCGGGTTCCCGGCGACACCCGCATTTCGCGGCGGAGGCACTGGCCGAAAGCCTGCACGCCCACGGCGTCGGGTTCATGCCGATGCCGGCACTCGGCGGCCGACGTCGCCCGCGTCCGGATTCACCACATACGGCGTGGCGCAACACCAGCTTCCGTGGCTACGCGGATTACATGGACACACCGGCATTCGGCGCGGCGCGCGAGCACCTGATGGAGGTGGCCCGCGGTACCCGCACCGCGGTCATGTGCGCCGAGGCGATGTGGTGGAGCTGCCACCGCAGCCTGATCTCCGACGATTTCAAGGCGCGCGGCTGGACGGTCATCCACCTGATGGGACCGGGCAAATCGCAGGAGCACCCGTGGACCGGCGCCGCGCGCATCGTCGATGGGCGGCTGGACTACAGCGCACCCGAGGATGCGCAGCAGAAGCTTGAGCTGTGA
- a CDS encoding ABC transporter ATP-binding protein codes for MPADPRTAPSRPQPTLRERFNAMRNLPPFLRQVWATSPTLTLTSLGIRLVRAVMPVLMLYIGKLIIDEVVRLVGLGLGFVDLGQAWDSGQLDYLLWLVLAEFGLAVLSDLLGRLVSYAEGLLSELFTNATSVRLMEHAATLDLEDFEDPELQDKLDRARRQTMGRMSLLGQLFGQVQDIITVASFAAGLLIYAPWLILLLAVALLPAFIGESHFNALGYTLNFQWTPERRQLEYVRQTGASVESAKEVKIFDLHRFLIDRYRTLADGFYGANRALARRRAVWGTLLSSLGTLGYYVAYAYIVWRTIRGDFSIGDLTFLAGSFRRLRQLLEGLLVGFSQVAGQALYLDDLFSFFAIEPEIRSKPDAVPVPRPVSHGFVFENVGFRYPDAERWAVRHLDFELRAGEVLALVGENGAGKTTLVKLLARLYDPDEGRILLDGRDLRDYDLDDLRANIGVIFQDFVRYHLTAAENIGVGQIGSMDDRERIVDAARRAMADEVIDALPGGYDQLIGRRFKTGVDLSGGQWQKIAIARAYMRDAQVMILDEPTAALDARSEYEVFRRFKELSHQRTAVLISHRFSSVRMADRILVLEQGRLEASGTHEQLMATGGRYAELFELQAAGYR; via the coding sequence ATGCCTGCAGACCCCCGAACCGCCCCGTCCCGCCCGCAACCCACCCTGCGCGAACGCTTCAATGCGATGCGCAACCTGCCGCCCTTCCTGCGCCAGGTCTGGGCCACCAGCCCCACGCTCACGCTGACCAGCCTCGGCATCCGCCTGGTCCGTGCGGTGATGCCGGTGCTGATGCTCTATATCGGCAAGCTGATCATCGACGAGGTCGTGCGTCTGGTCGGGCTGGGCCTGGGCTTCGTCGACCTTGGCCAGGCCTGGGACAGTGGCCAGCTCGACTACCTGTTGTGGCTGGTGCTGGCCGAATTCGGCCTGGCGGTGCTGTCCGACCTGCTGGGGCGGCTGGTGTCCTACGCGGAAGGGTTGCTGTCGGAGCTGTTCACCAACGCCACCAGCGTGCGGCTGATGGAGCACGCGGCCACCCTGGACCTCGAGGACTTCGAGGATCCGGAGCTGCAGGACAAGCTCGACCGCGCGCGCCGGCAGACGATGGGGCGGATGAGCCTGCTCGGGCAGCTGTTCGGCCAGGTGCAGGACATCATCACCGTGGCGAGCTTCGCCGCCGGCCTGCTGATCTACGCGCCGTGGCTGATCCTGCTGCTGGCGGTGGCGCTGCTGCCGGCCTTCATCGGCGAATCGCATTTCAACGCGCTGGGCTACACCCTCAACTTCCAGTGGACGCCGGAGCGCCGGCAGCTGGAGTACGTGCGCCAGACCGGCGCCAGCGTGGAGAGCGCGAAGGAGGTCAAGATCTTCGACCTCCACCGCTTCCTGATCGACCGCTACCGCACGCTGGCCGACGGCTTCTACGGCGCCAACCGCGCGCTTGCCCGCCGCCGGGCCGTGTGGGGCACGCTGCTCTCCTCGCTCGGCACGCTCGGCTATTACGTGGCCTACGCCTATATCGTCTGGCGCACCATCCGCGGCGACTTCTCGATCGGTGACCTCACCTTCCTCGCCGGCAGCTTCCGCCGCCTGCGGCAGTTGCTGGAAGGCCTGCTGGTGGGCTTCTCGCAGGTCGCCGGGCAGGCGCTGTATCTCGACGACCTGTTCTCGTTCTTCGCCATCGAACCCGAGATCCGCTCGAAGCCCGACGCGGTGCCGGTGCCGCGACCGGTCAGCCATGGCTTCGTGTTCGAGAACGTCGGCTTCCGCTATCCCGATGCCGAACGCTGGGCGGTCCGCCACCTGGATTTCGAGCTGCGCGCGGGCGAAGTGCTGGCGCTGGTCGGCGAGAACGGCGCCGGCAAGACCACCCTGGTCAAGCTGCTGGCACGGCTGTACGACCCCGACGAGGGCCGCATCCTGCTCGACGGCCGCGACCTGCGTGACTACGACCTCGACGACCTGCGCGCCAATATCGGGGTGATCTTCCAGGACTTCGTGCGCTACCACCTCACCGCGGCGGAGAACATCGGCGTCGGCCAGATCGGCTCGATGGATGATCGCGAGCGCATCGTCGACGCGGCACGCCGGGCAATGGCGGACGAGGTGATCGATGCCCTGCCCGGTGGTTACGACCAGCTGATCGGCCGCCGCTTCAAGACCGGCGTGGACCTCTCCGGCGGCCAGTGGCAGAAGATCGCCATCGCCCGCGCCTACATGCGCGATGCGCAGGTGATGATCCTCGACGAACCCACCGCCGCGCTCGATGCGCGCAGCGAGTACGAGGTGTTCCGCCGCTTCAAGGAGCTGTCGCACCAGCGCACCGCGGTGCTGATCTCGCACCGCTTCTCCAGCGTGCGCATGGCCGACCGCATCCTGGTGCTCGAACAGGGCCGGCTGGAAGCCAGCGGCACCCACGAGCAGCTGATGGCGACAGGCGGACGCTACGCGGAGTTGTTCGAGCTGCAGGCGGCGGGCTACCGCTGA
- the smc gene encoding chromosome segregation protein SMC, translating into MRLSTIKLAGFKSFVDPTTLHLPTNMTGVVGPNGCGKSNIIDAVRWVMGESTASRLRGDSLTDVIFSGSTARKPVSQAMVELIFDNSDHTITGEYASFNEISVKRTVSRDGQSAYYLNGTKVRRRDITDLFLGTGLGPRSYSIIEQGMISQIIEARPEDLRVHLEEAAGISRYKERRKETETRIRHTRENLDRLNDLREEVGKQLQHLARQAKQAEQYTAIQAERKIRDAEWKALEFRTLDRELQALREGLAQEETRLEQLIAEQRDAERRIETGRVRQHEAADTLAKAQAGVYEVAGTLARIEQQIAHQRDLSARLHRARDETANALAELGGHISGDQQRLDALRASIVDAEPRLEALRAEDETRQDMLREAEAALADWQQRWETHGRESAEAARAAEVERTRVDYLDRQALEGDRRREQLQNERAGLDLDALAEAFAGIEQRHEEQRTALDSLGEDVELRKQAALELQDEQRRAQDELSELRKRAQEARGRLSSLETLQHAALGQEQGAAVEWLRRQGLDSSARVGERLQVEPGWENAVEGALGQLIEGVLVESPEALVQALADLGEGRLALVSAEDGDAAFAPTSLAARVRGPLAIRRLLARLHAAETLAEARALQATLPEGDSVITRNGERLGAGWVRVLRSGAAKQGALLREREIQSLRAEIASLQEREGELEAAAAQRRERLLAAEQAREEAQRQLYVAHRSASELAGQLQSQQGRLDAARNRITRVDQELDELIATLDSSATQSREARGRLEDAIGLMAGHEQARQALEAERTALAQARDAARDAARASRDAAHALALSLESQRAQIAGLAQALDRMGAQRGQLDSRLEEIALQLADGDAPVGDLEEQRQSALEQRVLADNALAAARSALDGIEHELRAFEQTRQQRDAHALAQREAISQRRLDQQALVIRADQLRAAVVEAGYEMDAVLANVADDASAPAWEKMVADFDGRLRRLEPVNLAAIQEHAEAAQRKEYLDSQDADLNSALETLEDAIRKIDRETRGRFKDTFDRVNAGVQELYPRLFGGGHAYLELTGEDLLDTGVTIMARPPGKRVSSISLLSGGEKAMTAVALVFAIFRLNPAPFCLLDEVDAPLDEANVGRFTAMVSEMSEQVQFLFVTHNKATMEAAHQLSGVTMREPGVSRLVSVDLAEAARLAGAA; encoded by the coding sequence ATGCGCCTGTCCACGATCAAGCTCGCCGGATTCAAGTCCTTCGTCGACCCCACCACGCTGCACCTGCCGACCAACATGACCGGCGTGGTCGGCCCCAACGGTTGCGGCAAGTCGAACATCATCGACGCCGTGCGCTGGGTGATGGGCGAGAGCACCGCCAGCCGCCTGCGTGGCGACTCGCTGACCGACGTGATCTTTTCCGGCTCGACCGCGCGCAAGCCGGTCTCGCAGGCGATGGTCGAGCTGATCTTCGACAACTCCGACCACACCATCACCGGCGAGTACGCCTCGTTCAACGAGATCTCGGTCAAGCGCACGGTGAGCCGCGACGGCCAGAGTGCGTACTACCTCAACGGCACCAAGGTGCGCCGGCGCGACATCACCGACCTGTTCCTCGGCACCGGCCTGGGCCCGCGCAGCTACTCGATCATCGAGCAGGGGATGATCAGCCAGATCATCGAGGCGCGGCCCGAGGACCTGCGCGTGCATCTCGAGGAGGCGGCCGGCATCTCCCGCTACAAGGAGCGGCGCAAGGAAACCGAGACGCGCATCCGCCACACCCGCGAGAACCTCGACCGCCTCAACGACCTGCGCGAGGAAGTGGGCAAGCAGCTGCAGCACCTGGCGCGGCAGGCCAAGCAGGCCGAGCAGTACACCGCGATCCAGGCCGAGCGGAAGATCCGCGACGCCGAATGGAAGGCGCTGGAATTCCGCACCCTCGACCGCGAACTGCAGGCCTTGCGCGAAGGCCTGGCGCAGGAGGAGACGCGGCTCGAGCAGCTGATCGCCGAGCAGCGCGACGCCGAGCGCCGCATCGAGACCGGCCGCGTGCGCCAGCACGAAGCCGCGGACACGCTGGCGAAGGCGCAGGCCGGCGTCTACGAGGTGGCCGGCACGCTGGCCCGCATCGAGCAGCAGATCGCCCACCAGCGTGACCTGTCCGCCCGCCTGCACCGCGCCCGCGACGAGACCGCCAACGCGCTCGCCGAACTCGGTGGCCATATCAGCGGCGACCAGCAGCGGCTGGATGCGCTGCGCGCAAGCATCGTCGACGCCGAACCGCGGCTCGAGGCCCTGCGGGCCGAGGACGAGACGCGCCAGGACATGCTGCGCGAGGCCGAGGCGGCGCTGGCCGACTGGCAGCAGCGCTGGGAAACCCATGGCCGCGAGTCCGCCGAGGCCGCGCGTGCGGCCGAAGTCGAGCGCACCCGCGTCGACTATCTCGACCGGCAGGCACTGGAAGGCGACCGTCGCCGCGAGCAGCTGCAGAACGAGCGCGCCGGGCTGGATCTCGACGCACTCGCCGAGGCATTCGCCGGCATCGAACAGCGCCACGAGGAACAGCGCACCGCGCTGGACAGCCTTGGCGAGGACGTCGAACTGCGCAAGCAGGCAGCACTCGAGCTGCAGGACGAGCAGCGGCGCGCACAGGACGAACTGTCGGAGCTGCGCAAGCGCGCCCAGGAAGCACGCGGCCGGCTGTCGTCGCTGGAAACCCTGCAGCACGCAGCCCTCGGCCAGGAGCAGGGCGCCGCGGTGGAGTGGCTGCGCCGGCAGGGGCTGGATTCGTCCGCCCGCGTCGGCGAGCGGCTGCAGGTCGAGCCGGGCTGGGAAAACGCCGTCGAAGGCGCGCTTGGCCAGCTGATCGAAGGCGTGCTGGTCGAGTCGCCCGAAGCACTGGTGCAGGCGCTGGCTGACCTCGGCGAAGGCCGCCTCGCGCTTGTTTCAGCGGAGGACGGCGACGCCGCTTTCGCGCCGACCTCGCTGGCGGCCAGGGTGCGCGGCCCACTGGCGATCCGCCGCCTGCTGGCGCGCCTGCACGCGGCCGAGACGCTGGCAGAGGCGCGCGCATTGCAGGCCACGCTGCCCGAGGGCGATTCGGTCATCACCCGCAATGGCGAGCGCTTGGGTGCGGGTTGGGTGCGCGTGCTGCGTTCCGGCGCGGCCAAGCAGGGTGCGCTGCTGCGCGAGCGCGAGATCCAGTCGTTGCGTGCCGAGATCGCCAGCCTGCAGGAGCGCGAGGGCGAGCTGGAGGCGGCCGCTGCACAGCGTCGCGAGCGGCTGCTGGCCGCCGAACAGGCGCGCGAGGAAGCGCAGCGCCAGCTCTATGTCGCCCACCGCAGCGCATCCGAACTCGCCGGCCAGTTGCAGAGCCAGCAGGGCCGGCTGGATGCGGCACGCAACCGCATCACCCGCGTCGACCAGGAGCTGGACGAACTCATCGCCACGCTCGACAGCTCGGCGACGCAGTCGCGCGAGGCGCGTGGCCGGCTGGAGGACGCGATCGGCCTGATGGCGGGTCACGAACAGGCGCGGCAGGCGCTGGAAGCCGAGCGCACGGCGCTGGCACAGGCCCGCGATGCCGCACGCGATGCCGCACGCGCGTCGCGCGATGCGGCGCACGCACTGGCGCTGAGCCTGGAATCGCAGCGTGCACAGATCGCCGGGCTTGCGCAGGCGCTGGATCGCATGGGCGCGCAGCGTGGCCAGCTCGACAGCCGGCTGGAGGAGATCGCACTGCAGCTCGCCGACGGCGATGCGCCGGTCGGTGACCTCGAGGAACAACGCCAGTCCGCACTGGAACAACGCGTGCTCGCCGACAACGCGCTGGCTGCGGCACGCTCTGCGCTGGACGGCATCGAACACGAGTTGCGCGCATTCGAACAGACCCGCCAGCAGCGCGACGCGCATGCGCTGGCCCAGCGCGAGGCGATCTCGCAGCGCAGGCTCGACCAGCAGGCGCTGGTGATCCGCGCCGACCAGCTGCGTGCGGCTGTCGTCGAAGCGGGCTACGAGATGGACGCGGTGCTGGCCAACGTGGCCGATGACGCCAGCGCCCCGGCATGGGAAAAGATGGTCGCCGACTTCGACGGCCGCCTGCGCCGGCTCGAGCCCGTGAACCTCGCCGCGATCCAGGAGCACGCCGAGGCCGCGCAGCGCAAGGAATACCTCGACAGCCAGGATGCCGACCTCAACTCGGCGCTGGAAACGCTGGAAGACGCGATCCGCAAGATCGACCGCGAAACCCGCGGCCGCTTCAAGGACACCTTCGACCGCGTCAATGCCGGCGTGCAGGAACTCTATCCGCGCCTGTTCGGCGGTGGCCATGCCTACCTCGAACTCACCGGCGAGGACCTGCTCGATACCGGCGTGACGATCATGGCGCGCCCGCCGGGCAAGCGCGTGTCCAGCATCTCGCTGCTGTCGGGTGGCGAGAAGGCGATGACCGCGGTGGCGCTGGTGTTCGCGATCTTCCGCCTCAATCCCGCGCCGTTCTGCCTGCTCGACGAGGTCGACGCGCCGCTCGACGAGGCCAACGTCGGCCGCTTCACCGCGATGGTGTCGGAGATGAGCGAGCAGGTGCAGTTCCTGTTCGTCACCCACAACAAGGCGACGATGGAAGCCGCGCACCAGCTCAGTGGCGTTACCATGCGCGAGCCCGGCGTCAGCCGGCTGGTTTCGGTGGACCTTGCCGAGGCGGCGCGCCTGGCCGGCGCGGCCTGA
- the zipA gene encoding cell division protein ZipA, translating to MSDVWLMRIGILVAGAILLAAIWYFGTRPRQGGQGRRVRTDERNGERDRMEPTLGAQIEQELDAAGNGTDTAREPEELDLFDDAVGEPATPNAELGRRVSDDFDKIVTLYIAARAGEVLRGPDIVVAAEKAGLTYGHMNVFHRLVESHPERGPIFSVANIRKPGSFEMSEIQALETPAIAFFLTLPAPVSALDAWEKMLPTAQRMAELLEGVLLDEQRNALGRQRVAHIRDELRAYDRQNEAPPVTRSPRW from the coding sequence ATGTCCGATGTGTGGCTGATGCGGATCGGCATTCTGGTTGCAGGCGCGATCCTGCTGGCGGCCATCTGGTACTTCGGCACCCGCCCACGCCAGGGCGGGCAGGGCAGGCGGGTACGCACCGACGAACGCAATGGCGAGCGCGATCGCATGGAGCCCACGCTGGGCGCGCAGATCGAGCAGGAGCTCGACGCCGCCGGCAACGGCACCGACACCGCGCGCGAGCCCGAGGAACTCGACCTGTTCGACGATGCGGTCGGCGAGCCGGCCACGCCGAACGCCGAACTCGGGCGGCGTGTCAGCGACGACTTCGACAAGATCGTGACCCTGTACATCGCCGCGCGTGCGGGCGAGGTCCTGCGCGGCCCGGACATCGTCGTGGCCGCCGAGAAGGCGGGCCTGACCTACGGCCACATGAACGTGTTCCACCGCCTCGTGGAAAGTCATCCCGAGCGCGGCCCGATCTTCAGCGTGGCCAATATCCGCAAGCCGGGCAGCTTCGAGATGTCGGAGATCCAGGCGCTGGAGACCCCGGCGATCGCATTCTTCCTGACCCTGCCGGCGCCGGTGAGCGCGCTCGATGCGTGGGAAAAGATGCTGCCCACCGCACAGCGGATGGCCGAGCTGCTGGAAGGCGTGCTGCTCGACGAACAGCGCAACGCGCTCGGGCGCCAGCGCGTCGCCCACATCCGCGACGAACTGCGTGCCTACGACCGCCAGAACGAAGCCCCGCCGGTCACCCGCAGCCCGCGCTGGTAG